Proteins encoded in a region of the Haloarcula sp. CBA1129 genome:
- the malA gene encoding alpha-amylase MalA, producing the protein MHHPGPPRFVATGDEVELAPRDPDPSATYTWRLTQAPEQSTASLGNDPVEHLVPDAPGRYVVRLTAPDGEHDLTVRAFPGSLQPSNTHTSGQSGGHSGGVASGRSGPGRSGSGEYTQGEDSSDGDGGGQPRLTLRPAIEGDEAVVRADCSPHPAGTETAADFAVEFLLDDRDDIDEDAVTRDGTALRIPLAALSERVRIHAVAVGDHGYSVPDAVEFTRTAGGVETVTNDAGVAVRRPYDAPSWAEESVIYEIYVRTFAGDSDESPFDAIIDRLDYLDSLGVDAIWLTPVLQNDHAPHGYNITDFFEIASDLGTRADYERFIEAAHDRGFKVLFDLVCNHSARTHPYFESAVEGPDSEYRDWYEWRSDTEPETYFDWEHIANFDFDHLPVRRHLLDAVAQWAELVDGFRCDMAWAVPNSFWREIHDYCKDRDSEFLLLDETIPYIPDFQAGLFDMHFDSTTYAALRQVGGGGDAEAVLDAIEGRAEIGFPEHASFMLYAENHDETRYIVDYGRDAAEAAAGALFTLPGAPLLYAGQEFGQRGRRDDLAWDHADEALQSFVSDLSAVRHEQSALSADADLVRVPYEVRDGPSDRVVAYARTTTEDAAIVVLNFGSEPSTVGLPAGADDTDLVSGEHRGTADDGEATVTVDSVGVFPATESDLNQ; encoded by the coding sequence ATGCACCATCCTGGACCGCCGCGGTTCGTGGCGACGGGTGACGAGGTCGAACTCGCGCCCCGCGACCCGGATCCGTCGGCGACCTACACTTGGCGACTAACGCAGGCACCGGAGCAATCAACAGCATCGCTCGGAAACGACCCGGTCGAACACCTCGTCCCTGACGCACCGGGGAGATACGTCGTCCGCCTCACCGCACCGGACGGCGAGCACGACCTCACTGTGCGTGCGTTCCCGGGGAGCCTCCAGCCGAGTAACACACACACATCCGGGCAATCTGGCGGTCACAGCGGCGGCGTCGCCAGCGGGCGAAGTGGTCCCGGCCGGAGCGGGAGCGGCGAGTATACACAGGGCGAGGACAGCAGCGACGGAGACGGCGGCGGCCAGCCGCGTCTGACTTTACGGCCGGCCATCGAGGGTGACGAGGCCGTGGTTCGGGCGGACTGCAGCCCTCACCCAGCGGGGACCGAGACCGCCGCCGACTTCGCCGTCGAGTTCCTGCTGGACGACCGCGACGACATCGACGAGGACGCGGTAACCCGGGACGGGACGGCGCTCCGGATTCCGCTGGCTGCACTCTCGGAGCGAGTCCGCATCCATGCTGTCGCGGTCGGGGACCACGGCTATAGCGTGCCCGACGCCGTCGAGTTCACCCGCACCGCGGGCGGCGTCGAAACGGTGACGAACGATGCAGGCGTTGCCGTTAGACGACCCTACGATGCGCCTTCGTGGGCCGAGGAGTCGGTGATCTACGAGATTTACGTCCGCACGTTCGCCGGCGATAGCGACGAATCGCCCTTTGACGCGATAATCGACCGTCTGGACTACCTCGACTCGCTCGGCGTCGACGCTATCTGGCTCACGCCGGTGTTACAGAACGACCACGCGCCCCACGGCTACAACATCACTGACTTCTTCGAAATCGCGTCTGATCTCGGCACCCGCGCGGACTACGAGCGGTTCATCGAGGCGGCCCACGACCGGGGGTTCAAGGTGCTATTCGACTTGGTCTGTAACCACTCGGCGCGGACCCACCCCTACTTCGAGTCCGCCGTCGAAGGGCCGGACAGCGAATACCGGGACTGGTACGAGTGGCGGAGCGACACCGAACCGGAGACGTACTTCGACTGGGAACACATCGCGAACTTCGACTTCGACCATCTGCCGGTCCGCCGGCACCTACTCGATGCGGTCGCCCAGTGGGCCGAACTGGTCGACGGGTTCCGATGTGACATGGCTTGGGCGGTCCCGAACAGCTTCTGGCGCGAAATCCACGATTACTGCAAGGACCGCGACAGCGAGTTCCTGTTGCTTGACGAGACGATTCCGTACATTCCCGACTTCCAGGCCGGGCTGTTCGATATGCACTTCGATTCGACGACCTACGCCGCGCTCCGACAGGTCGGGGGTGGCGGCGATGCCGAGGCTGTTCTTGACGCTATCGAGGGCCGAGCGGAAATCGGCTTCCCGGAGCACGCCTCGTTCATGCTGTACGCGGAGAACCACGACGAGACCCGCTATATCGTCGATTACGGGCGGGACGCTGCTGAGGCCGCCGCGGGCGCGCTGTTCACGCTCCCCGGCGCGCCGCTGCTGTATGCCGGCCAAGAGTTCGGCCAGCGCGGCCGGCGTGACGACCTCGCGTGGGACCATGCCGACGAGGCACTCCAGTCGTTCGTCAGTGACCTCTCGGCAGTCAGACACGAGCAGTCGGCGCTATCGGCCGATGCGGACCTCGTTCGAGTTCCGTATGAGGTTCGAGACGGCCCGTCCGACCGCGTCGTCGCGTACGCACGGACAACTACGGAGGACGCAGCCATCGTGGTGCTCAATTTCGGCAGTGAGCCGTCGACTGTCGGACTGCCGGCCGGGGCCGACGACACTGACCTCGTTTCCGGCGAGCACCGCGGGACCGCTGATGACGGTGAGGCGACTGTCACAGTCGATAGTGTGGGCGTGTTTCCGGCTACTGAGAGCGACCTGAACCAGTAG